The following is a genomic window from Pedobacter sp. KBS0701.
ATCAGCTATGTAAACAGCATTTTAGTCACCTAAAAACCAAGATATAATACATTTAAAATTACTTTTTACTTTCTTTTTCCATCTTCCATTTATTTTAAAATACCGTGATTTCACGGCAACTCATTGCGGTTTTCACGCGTATAAATTCGCATGTTTTCACGCTTGATTTGAGGACACTGCTAATGGTACTTTTGGGTAAGAAGATCGCTGAACAAAATATCATCTTTTTATAAAGTCCGCCTTACCTAAAAGCGGCAAATTAATTAGGCAAAAACCAAAAAACTAAAACCATGACAAAACTCTCATTAAACAAGGTTGAAAACTTTATTAAAGGTCTTGACCAGACTCCTGCACTGAAACAGGAATTCGATAGACAGCACAAAAAGAGACTGTTTTTCTTTCTCAAAAATAGTGAAAACACCTAATTAAAATTAGCAGTAGAAATTTCTTAATTAACAAATATTAAAGACTATGAAAGTTTTATTTTCTCAAGCCTCAAAATTCAAAAAAATGGAATGGTATATTATTATAGGTTTATTTATTGTTGTCCTACTAACAGGAACTCTTTCAAGCTGTACTGTTGTAAAAACAAATTATTCGAGTAATTCAAAAAAAGCTGCGACAGTATATTATTATTTACCAGAAAGCATTCTAAAAATCAAATCGGCTGTAAAAGTAGCTGTTGTATATAATTCAGATGACAGTACGCTGAACGGTTCAAGTAGAATAATAGAACAAAGTTTTGGTACAACAGCAGAAATGATTGCTGATACAAAAGACTTACTTTCTTTAAACTACAAGCCAAACGCGCTTATGTCAGATGAGATTAAATATGGCGTAAACACAAAAGGGCTATTAGAAACCGTCAATATTACTACTGAAGACAGGACTTCTAACATCATTGCTAAATTGGCTGAGGCACCACAAATAATTCTTGGAACATCTAGTGGTGCTGCTAAAGCTCCTAATACAATAGTAAAAATCAAAGAATTTTCAGCAGACTTTATTGTCAAAGCATCAGCAATCTCTAATGCCCCTTTATCCATAAACTGGCAAATAGTCCTTATCAATGAACTTGGAAAAGACGAATTTCTCACAATTCAAGGTGACTTCAAAATTAGTTCTCAAGATATTATGCCAAATGCTTCAACACTTTCAAACTTAGTAAATAATGGTGCTGCAGCAAGTCCAACTGATGAAATCGAAGGAATATTTACTCGTCCAGTAAAAAATGTACAACTAAAGTTTGAGTCCACTTCTTCAGGTTTCAACAACTCCTTACCTACAAATATTACTATTGCTGATAATTCAAAACTTATTATAATACCAGTAAACCGAACGGCTTTTGTTAAACGAGTTAACAAAATAGCAATTCAAGATGGCATAATTCTGTCTAACGAAATCACAAAACCGTCATCTGTAGAAGGATTTATTTCAATCCCAATAAACATTGCAAAAGCAATTGTTTCAATTCCCAGTCAATTAGTACAATTTAAATTTGATAATACAAAACGCTTTGACGATTTAGAGAAAGCAAAGCTCAATTATGAAAAGTCTATTCAGGAGAGTCAAAAATTTACACTTACAAAAGAACAAGAAATTGGAAAAGTAAAATTGGATATTCAAAAAACTGAATTATCTAACCAAATAGAATTACAAAAACTAAAATTAGAGCTACAAAAAAGTTTATTGGAAGCCGAAACAAAACGACTTGAGGCTCAAAAAGTACTTGATGCACTAAAAAAGTAATTAAAAGAACGTAATTAATATGGCAAATGGATTTTCATTAAATATCGGACTAAATAGCATTGACACAACTAAATATAAAGGCACGTATCAACCATTACGCAATGCTGAAAATGATGCGGATTATTATTATCAAATAGCATTAAAAAATAATTTTAATTGCAAAAAGTTAATTGGTAAAGATGCGACTAGTAGCAATCTTCTAGATAACTTAAAGTTCTTTGCAGATGGAATGATAAAGGGAGATACCTTATTTATTTCTTATTCGGGACATGGAACTCGCGTAAAAGATTTAAGCAATGATGAAAATGATGGGTATGATGAGGTTTTAGTACTATATGATAGGCTTTTTATTGATGACGAATTTCAAGTATGTTGGAACAGATTTAATGAAGGAGTTAAAATTTTCTTCATTAATGACAGTTGCTATAATGGAACAGTATCAAAATTTTTCCCTACTCATCAAAAAGTAACAGAAGTACTATGGCCAGAACATGTTTTACGAGGCATTGATCCTACCGAATCTGAAATTGATTTTGAAAATAATCTGACATATTTCAAAAGCATAAAGCTTGGAGCTGCTTCTACAATACATGCAATCTGTTCTATAATTCACATAGGGGCTTGTCAAGATAACCAATTATCAGACGATGGCGCAGTTACAGATAAAAACGGAAGATTTACTTTAGCTGTACGAAAAGTTTACAATGACGGGAATTTCAATGGATCTTACATATCATTTTTTGAGAATATAAAACAAGAAATGCCTCCTTGGCAAACACCCAATTGGGATACAGATGCAGGAAAGCTTGACAATGAATTTGTTAAATCACCATTTTTGAAAATATAAAATCCATAATACTACTTAAATTTAAACCACCCCAAATAACGCTCCACCTTCTTTACCCATTTCATCAATCTTAGCCTCTACCACTCCATCCTTAATCAATTCGGGTGCGTGGTGGGGCTTTTTCCTTGCATCAATAATCAACGAGCCTTTACATCCCCAATGTTTATTAATGGTAAAATCGTTGATACCATATATATCTGCTGCCGGATTGCTCCTGGTAAAAGCTACCCAAACCAGATTATCAATATTGGCAGCTGTAAACTCAGCATCATCGGCCAATATAATTAAAGGCAGACCAGATAAATCCTGATCAATCAGGGCCATGTTCAGCATCGCAATTTCTGCAGCTGTTTTCTCTGGATTCAGGTATTTATTAGCCGCTAAAACCAAAACGCCTGGCATGACAATTTTGGGCTGATAAAAAGCCTCACTCAATTTCAGTCCCTCAGGAACATGACTCCACAATTCTCTTTTTTGATTACCTGCTGCAGCAATCACCACTTTCGAACCACTGTTTAATCCGTCGCCACTGTAATCCAGCGTATCAATGGTGGTATTGGTATAAAAATGGATATCTCTTGTTAAATCAATCCGCTGTAATATATGTTTGATAAAATCTTCAATATGATGTGTACTCAGTTGCTGATCATCTTCTTTAGCCGCTATAAAAAGGTATTTGGCCAAACTCAACTGATTTTTACCCAGAATGTGGTTGGCAATGGTCAAAATCTCTTGTGGTCTTCTTTCTTTTAAATATGGCGTATAACGTTCGCTACCGATGGCAAAAAGTAAAGGGTGCACGCCAGCAGCATCTACGGCATGAACTTCTTTTAAACCATGTATTTCCTGTGGAATGGCCGAACCTGTAATCTCATGAATCAATGCACCAAAACTGGTATCTTCCTGCGGTGGGCGGCCAACCACAGTAAACGACCATATCGCATCTTTTTTATGGTACACATTATGCACTTTCATTAAAGGAAATGGGTGTGTTAAGCTATAATAACCCAAATGATCACCAAATGGTCCTTCAGGTTTATTTTCATTTGGATAAACGGTGCCGGTGATGATAAAATCGGCATCAGCAGAGATACAAAAACCTTCATCATCATAAAAATAACGGAAGCGCCTGTCGCCAAGGGCACCGGCAAAAGTCATTTCCGACAAACCTTCCGGCAATGGCATTACGGCAGCCAAAGGATGTGAAGGTGGACCTCCGACAAAAACACTTACTTTTAAAGGCTGTCCAAGGGCATTCGCTTTCGATTGGTGCACGCCTATCCCCCTGTGGATCTGATAGTGCAAACCAATTTCTTTATCCTGGATATAATCGTTTCCTCCTAACTGAATACGGTACATCCCTAAATTAGCATTAAGTACACCTGGTTTATCTATATCTTCAGTATAAACCTGTGGCATGGTAACAAATGGGCCACCATCCATCGGCCAGTTAACAATCTGAGGCAACTGACTGATGCTTGTTTTTAAAAATTTATTTTTTGCAGAAGGTGTTTTGAGCGGCAAAGCTGATAAAGCCGACATTGCCGAACCTGCATATTTAAAAGGATTTTTCAATGCTTTTATAGGATCGTTTCTTAAAGAAACCAATTGCTGCACCTTTGGCAAGGTATCCTTAAAAATGAATTTTGATCTTTCTAAAGTTCCGAATAGATTAGAAACCGCAGGAAAAGGGCTCCCCTTAACTTTTTCGAATAACAGTGCCGGTCCCTCCTTTTCGTAAACCCTTAAATGGATGGCGGCCATTTCTAAGTAAGGATCTACTTCTTCTTTGATTCTGATTAAATGACCGTGCTTTTCAAGATCGGAAACACATTCTGCTAAACTTTTGTACGCCATTCCCAAAGATAAATATTTAGATTTCCAATGAAACAAAAAAGCCCCATATAAGCAGATTTTACAATTAAGCTACTTATATAAGGCTTTTAACCTACCAATCCCTGGTTATTTTTTTCCGGCAAAAGAACGTAACATCCAGGTATTTTTTTCTTTAAACTGCATAAAACGGTTCACCATATCGTTAGAACCATCGTCGCCAGCCTCATCAGTAGCTTCTAAAAGCCCCCTTTCCAATTCGATCAGTGAAGCCATATCATCTAAAATGGCATCTACCATATCAAGATCTTTCATACCAATGGTATCAATCTCTTTAATTTTAGATTCTTTAATATAATCAGCAAAACGGCTATGTGGTGCTTTACCTAAGGTTAATACACGCTCTGCAATCTCATCAATAGTTAGCTGAGCATTTGTATATAATTCCTCGAACTTAACATGAAGCGTAAAAAAATTCTGTCCTTTAATGTTCCAGTGGCAACCTCTTAATTTTTGATAATGAATGTGGTAATTAGCTAAATAATCATTTAACAGATCAACAACTGGTTTAACTTCTTTTTCGTTTAAGCTTATTTCTTTAGCGTCCATTTTATTATAATTTATGATGTATTTTAATGTCAACGTAACAACTCAAATTTAGAAAAGTTTTGCTCAATTTTGTCTTTTGAACAATACGCTATTTATTAAACCGTTTAATATTCATTATCATATAAACAACAATTTTATAAACATTTGTTAATGAACAGCATATCAAAATAATAAGGTATGATTTATCTTGTTTTTACCTGAAAACGAGTGGTAAAACATGAGATGGTTAACAATATTATTCGTATAATTGCTCCCTTTGACTTAGAAATTTAGATAAAAATAAATGCATAAAATATATTTATCTGCTGTAGTGTTATTTGCGCTGAATATTGCAAATGCCAGGGCCAACACAGCAAGAGACTCTATCGGTGTAGAAAATAACAAAGGCAAAAAACTGATCGTTCACCAAACCGTAGCAAAAGACACTTATTATTCTATCGGAAGAAGATACAATGTATCACCCAAGGATATCATGGCTTTTAACGAGAACAAATACTTACAGGTCGGGGTAATCATCAAAGTCCCTACAAATATTCCTTTTACAGCTAGTGGATCACCAAATGCAGAAACAACTTCTTCAACGGCCAGTGTGATAGAACACACCATTAAGCCGAAAGAAAATTTGAACATGCTGGCCGAAAAATATGGTACTACAATAAATGAAATTAAGGCTTTAAATAATTTAAAGAGCAGTAATTTAAGCATCGGACAGGTGTTAAAAATTCCGGCGAAAAACGGCACACAGACTGCAGCAGCTGAGCCAGTTACAGCACCAGTAAAAAACAATACAGAATTACCTGTAAACAATAGCCCGGCTTCAGATCAAACCATGATCGAGCATACCGTTGCACCTAAAGAGTTTTTAGGAAAAATTGCCGAGAAATACGGCACTACGGTTGAAGAAGTAAAAAAAGCGAATAACCTTTCAGGCAATAACCTCCGTATTGGTCAGAAACTGAAAATCCCGGCAACAAAAAACATCGACGAAAATAAAGTAGTTTCGGCTGCTGTTGAAGAAAAGCCGGCACAAGAGAATAAATCCAGTGATACAGCAGGTACGCATACCGTTTTAAGGAACGAAACCATATTCACTATTGCCAAGCAATATGGCATTACCGCTTATCAGATCAGAACGATGAACAATCTCCCTGATAACGCCATTACCATCGGACAGGTTTTAAAAGTTCCGGGCGGCATTGTTGCCGATGTTCAGGTACCAAAAGAAAAGCAGGCTGAAACCAAAACAAAAGAAGTACCGGTAGCAAACAAAGAAGAAAGTTTTATCCATACTGTAGCAACTGGCGAAAACATTTTCTCTATTGCTAAAAAATACAATTTAACAGCCTTTCAGATCAGAACAGCAAATAAACTGGATGATAACAATATTAAGGTAGACCAAAAACTGATTATCCCGAAACCACCACAACCAAAATCGGTAAATGATATTTCAAAAGAGGAGCAGGAAAATGAACCGGACAGCACCATGGTTAAAGATCCTAAACTGCGCCGCGACCCAAGTGTTTATGGCTTAAGCCAGATCGAAGAAAAAGGTACCGCGGTTTGGATTGCTGATCAGGACCTGGATGGCACAAAAATGTTGGTTTTACACCGTACAGCACCTGTTGGCAGGGTAATCAAAATCACCAATCCAATGACCAACCGCACTACCTTTGCTAAAGTTGTTGGTAAATTTACAGAGAACGAATCTACAAAAGATGTTATCATTGTAATGACTAAAGCTGTAGCCGATTCATTGGGTGCTTTAGACAAACGTTTTTTCTGCAATTTAACCTATAGTGCTCAATGAGTTCAAACAAAAAGCCTTTTATAATTGGTATTGCCGGCGGTAGCGGATCGGGCAAAACATTTTTCCTAAACTGCTTTCTCCATCATTTTAAACAAGATGAAGTAACACTGGTATCACAGGATGATTATTACATCCCTGCCGGTGACATGACACAGGAAGAAAATAAGTTATACAACTTTGATCTTCCTTCAACCATTGATAGCGAACAGTTTTTGAGAGATATCAAGCAATTAATGAGCGGTGAAGTGGTTTATAAAAAAGAATATAACTTTAATAACCCATTGGCTGTAGTTAAAATACTGGAGATTAAATCGGCGCCTATTATTATTGTAGAGGGGCTTTTTATCCTTCATTTTAAAGAAATCGCAGCTTTACTGGATCATACCATTTTCGTTGATGCGGATGAACAGGTTGCTTTGGACCGCCGTATCAAACGCGATGGCTTAGAACGGGGTTATCCGGAAGATGACGTATTGTACAAATGGCATAACCATGTAGTACCAGCCTATAAAGAATATCTGCTACCCTACCGCGAACAATGCAATAAAGTAGTTATGAATAATACCAATGAGCCCGACGAAATAATCGCCATCACAGAAGATATTTCGAATAATTTGAGGAATAGTATTTTGGTAGATATACAATAAAAAAGAAGTCAAGTTTTAAAAAAAACTTGACTTCTTTTTTTATTACAAAGTGTCAGGCTGAGCGGAGTCGAAGCCCTAATCGCCGCGATTTATAAAGCCACGGTTTGTGTCCTCACAAACTACCAATTAATCCAGTCTCATTTCAGGAATTTCACCCTCCACAACCAGTCTCCCCGCTGTAGATTTCTGTATAAATTCGATACTCACCCCCGGTGCACGTTCCAAAAGTTTAAAACCACCTTCAGGTAAAACATCTAAAACCGCAAGTTCGGTAACAATTTTCTTGATGCATTTCACACCGGTTAAGGGCAAGGTACATTTTGGCAATAATTTACTTTCACCGGCTTTGTTGATATGTTGCATGGCTACAATGATATTTTTGGCCGAGGCCACCAAATCCATTGCACCTCCCATTCCTTTAACCATTTTACCCGGAATTTTCCAGTTGGCAATGTCTCCGTTTTCCGAAACTTCCATGGCACCAAGAATAGTTAAATCTACTTTTTGTGCACGGATCATTCCGAAACTCATGGCCGAATCGAAAATAGATGATCCAGGTAAGGTGGTGATGGTTTGTTTTCCGGCGTTTATTAAATCAGCATCTTCTTCTCCTTCAAAAGGAAATGGGCCCATGCCCAATAAGCCGTTTTCTGATTGCAATACCACATTAATTCCTTTTGGGATATAGTTGGCCACCAGCGTAGGTATACCGATACCCAGGTTAACGTAGTATCCGTCTTTTATTTCTTTAGCGATGCGCTGTGCGATCTCTTCTTTTGAAAACATAAATTTTAATTGATTGAGTGAGTGAATAATTGAATGGTTGAATATTTTAATCTGCTATTCGACTTCAGACTGCCGACTTCAGACTTCAGACTTTCTAACCGTTCGCTGCTCAATTCTTTTCTCATATTCTTTGCCCTGAAAAATCCGGTGAACATAAATACCAGGGGTATGGATATAATCAGGATCTAATTCACCCGCCTCAACCAGTTCTTCCACTTCAGCAATGGTAACTTTACCTGCCATCGCCATTACCGGATTAAAATTGCGACTTGTAGACCTGAAGATTAAATTCCCTGCTGTATCACCTTTCCAGGCTTTAACAATGGCAAAATCGGCATCAAATGCATATTCCATCAAATAATCCTTACCATCAAAATTACGTACTTCTTTACCTTCTGCTACTTCAGTTCCTACACCAGCAGGGGTAAAAATTGCGGGCATACCATATCCGGCGGCAAGACAACGGGTAGCCAAAGTACCCTGAGGAATAAGGTCTACATCCAGTTCGCCACTTAACAACTGCCTTTCAAACTCGGCATTTTCACCTACGTAAGAAGAAATCATTTTTTTTACCTGACGCTGTTTTAGCATTAAACCAATACCAAAATCATCTACACCAGCATTATTGGAAATGCAGGTTAAATTTTTAACCTGTTTGCTTACCAAAGCATTGATACAATTTTCTGGAATGCCACAAAGCCCGAAACCACCAAGCATTAGGGTTGCCCCATCTGATATATCTTTGATGGCCTCTTCGGCACCAGATACTACTTTATTTATCATCTTATGAATTTTTGGTTAGTGCGCTAAATTACAAATTGCCTTCAGAATGCAGCAATTATAATTTTAAATCTCTCAGGAATATTTATCAATTGGAATTAATCTAAATAACCATTACCTTTGTACAGCAATGATTTACGAGAGAGAAGAAAGCCAGTTCATATTACCTACTGATCCAGAATTTCAAAAAGGGATGGGTTTTATTTTCAGCTGTACCGCTGAACACAAAAAATGTTGTGAAAAATTTAAAAAAGGTAAACGCTGTAAAAAGTGCCCGGGTAATAAAAAGAAATAAGCCTATTTCGCTATTTCTACAATCTTATCATCACTTCCATTGCTGGTACAGATATAAACTTTGCCTTCAGGCGATTGGCAAACAGTCCTGATCCTACCATAAGTATTCACATAAAAATCTTTCGTTGCTGTAATTTTGGTCTGTGTATCATCTAATTTTAACTGCATCAGCTTAGTTCCTTTCAACACCGCTAACAACAACGAATTTTTAAACTGAGGAATATAATCATTGTTGTAATAAGCCAAACCACTTGGTGCAATGGTAGGTGTCCAGTTGATTAGTGGCTCTGCCACATTGTTCAAACTACAGAACGATTGTTCACCGCTTTCATTACAAAAACCTTTAATGTTCGGCCAACCATAATTTCGCCCTTTTTCAATAATATTGATTTCGTCATCCGAATCCGGTCCATGTTCAGAAGAAAATATTTTGCTGCCTACCTGAACCAATCCCTGCGCATTGCGATGTCCTAAGCTCCAAACTAGATTATTTGGGTAAGGATTATCTGCAGGAATAGAACCATCTAAATTGATCCTTAAAATTTTGCCTGCCAATGAATTTATATTTTGAGGATTGGCCGTATCGGATGCATCGCCGGTACTAATAAACAATTTACCACCGCTGATCAACAAGCGTGAGCCATTATGTATAGAAGCCGCAGGAATCTGATCGAGTAAAACCAATGGACCGGTTAAATTCCCTCCGCTATAAGTATAACGGACCACTTTCGCTTTGTAAGTGTTTCCATATCCATAAATCACATATACATAAGGATTATCAGTGAAATCAGGATGTAAGACCATGCCCAATAAACCTCCTTCGCCATTGGTACGTACTTCTGAAATGGTTAATAATGGTGTAATTTGACCGGTTGAAGGATTCAAACGGCTGATTTTGCCTGCTTTCTCAGTAAACCAAATGAAATTATCAGGTCCGTACACCATTTCCCATGGCAAAGTTAATCCTGAAACAACAACTTTTGCTTTTAATTCTACATCAGGCATGGTACCCGGATCTTCATTACTATCGTCAGTCTTTTTGCAAGTTGTGATAAATAATACCACAAAAAGGCAGAGTAAGATTTTTTTCATAACCGTAACGTTTTAAAAATAACACAGTTACGACTATAAAGTTTTGTGTGCAGTCAGATGTTTCCATCTGACAGGCTAAATTGATAAAAGAGTAAGCAAACAGGATTTTTCTCAATGTCGGATGGTAACATCCAACACCACTACAAAGAGATTAGCAACAAGATTTTTCTCAGTGCCGGATGGTAACATCCAATACTACTACATCAACTCTATCCATTCCGCTACGCTTCAGTCGAGATGACGCCTGCCCCATCTCACATCTCCTGTCTCAAATCTAACTCATCAATTCAAATATACATACGTAATCCCATCTCCACCTCTATCTGCATGCTCATCTTCCATTCTATTCACCTGGCTATATTTCCGTAAATACTCCCTAATCATTTTCCTCAAAATCCCATCACCTTTACCATGTATTAGTTTAATAGAAGGAAAACCAAGCATAATGGCTTTATCCAGGTATTTTTCAACTTCAAATAAGGCATCTTCCGTGCGTTTTCCGCGCAGGTCCAATTCAGCCCTAAAGTCCGATACTGCTTCATTCATACGTCCGGCAAACGAGTGTGCACCGCTCTGAATCACTTTTTTAGCTTCCCGGTTACTTACCTTTTGTACACGGTTTTTCTTCACTGTCGAACGTAAATCGCCAATGGCTAAAACCAGTTCATTCCGGTTAATTTCCAAAACCTGACCAATAGTTTCGCTATCTGTAAATTTAACCAGATCGCCCACTCCAATTTCACCCCCTACAACTACTGGTGCCGGCTTAGGACGCTCTTTTGGTATAGTATTTTTAGCGAGTTCGCGCTGCAAATTCTGGCGGAGCCCTTTAGTAACTTCTTTATCGGCCTGTTTTTCCTTAATCTCGGCAATGGTATTTTCTACCAGTTTATTGGCATTTTTAATAATATTTTGCGCCTCTTGCTTCGCTTCTTTAATCAGGATTTTTTTATTCTCTTCTAAAAATGTTTTTAACTTTTCATTTTCGGCAACCAGGTTTTTGGCCTTATTCTGCTGATTGGCCAAACTTACTTTCGCATCATAAACATTTTTCTTTTCACGTTCCAGATCAACCAACATTGTATCTACCCGGTTCTGGTTAGATCCTGTTTTCTCTTTGGCCAACTGGATCACTTCTTTTGGCAAACCAATATTCTGTGCAATTTCGAAAGCATAAGAACTTCCGGGTTTGCCCATTTCTAAAATGTAAAGCGGTTTCATCTTTGCATTATCAAAAAGCATTGATGCATTTTCCAAACCAGGTGTATTCCCTGCAAACAACTTTAAGTTAGAATAGTGGGTGGTAATTACACCTCTCACTTTTTTATTGTTCAACACCTCTAAAACAGCCTCTGCCATTGGTCCGCCAAACTGTGGATCGGTACCTGTACCAAACTCATCAATCAGCACCATTGTTTTTGGCGAAGCATGCTCTACAAAATAACGCATCTTCTTCAGGTGTGCACTGTAAGTACTTAAATCACTTTCTATCGATTGATCGTCGC
Proteins encoded in this region:
- a CDS encoding caspase family protein, whose amino-acid sequence is MANGFSLNIGLNSIDTTKYKGTYQPLRNAENDADYYYQIALKNNFNCKKLIGKDATSSNLLDNLKFFADGMIKGDTLFISYSGHGTRVKDLSNDENDGYDEVLVLYDRLFIDDEFQVCWNRFNEGVKIFFINDSCYNGTVSKFFPTHQKVTEVLWPEHVLRGIDPTESEIDFENNLTYFKSIKLGAASTIHAICSIIHIGACQDNQLSDDGAVTDKNGRFTLAVRKVYNDGNFNGSYISFFENIKQEMPPWQTPNWDTDAGKLDNEFVKSPFLKI
- a CDS encoding UbiD family decarboxylase translates to MAYKSLAECVSDLEKHGHLIRIKEEVDPYLEMAAIHLRVYEKEGPALLFEKVKGSPFPAVSNLFGTLERSKFIFKDTLPKVQQLVSLRNDPIKALKNPFKYAGSAMSALSALPLKTPSAKNKFLKTSISQLPQIVNWPMDGGPFVTMPQVYTEDIDKPGVLNANLGMYRIQLGGNDYIQDKEIGLHYQIHRGIGVHQSKANALGQPLKVSVFVGGPPSHPLAAVMPLPEGLSEMTFAGALGDRRFRYFYDDEGFCISADADFIITGTVYPNENKPEGPFGDHLGYYSLTHPFPLMKVHNVYHKKDAIWSFTVVGRPPQEDTSFGALIHEITGSAIPQEIHGLKEVHAVDAAGVHPLLFAIGSERYTPYLKERRPQEILTIANHILGKNQLSLAKYLFIAAKEDDQQLSTHHIEDFIKHILQRIDLTRDIHFYTNTTIDTLDYSGDGLNSGSKVVIAAAGNQKRELWSHVPEGLKLSEAFYQPKIVMPGVLVLAANKYLNPEKTAAEIAMLNMALIDQDLSGLPLIILADDAEFTAANIDNLVWVAFTRSNPAADIYGINDFTINKHWGCKGSLIIDARKKPHHAPELIKDGVVEAKIDEMGKEGGALFGVV
- a CDS encoding Dps family protein, translating into MDAKEISLNEKEVKPVVDLLNDYLANYHIHYQKLRGCHWNIKGQNFFTLHVKFEELYTNAQLTIDEIAERVLTLGKAPHSRFADYIKESKIKEIDTIGMKDLDMVDAILDDMASLIELERGLLEATDEAGDDGSNDMVNRFMQFKEKNTWMLRSFAGKK
- a CDS encoding LysM peptidoglycan-binding domain-containing protein, which codes for MHKIYLSAVVLFALNIANARANTARDSIGVENNKGKKLIVHQTVAKDTYYSIGRRYNVSPKDIMAFNENKYLQVGVIIKVPTNIPFTASGSPNAETTSSTASVIEHTIKPKENLNMLAEKYGTTINEIKALNNLKSSNLSIGQVLKIPAKNGTQTAAAEPVTAPVKNNTELPVNNSPASDQTMIEHTVAPKEFLGKIAEKYGTTVEEVKKANNLSGNNLRIGQKLKIPATKNIDENKVVSAAVEEKPAQENKSSDTAGTHTVLRNETIFTIAKQYGITAYQIRTMNNLPDNAITIGQVLKVPGGIVADVQVPKEKQAETKTKEVPVANKEESFIHTVATGENIFSIAKKYNLTAFQIRTANKLDDNNIKVDQKLIIPKPPQPKSVNDISKEEQENEPDSTMVKDPKLRRDPSVYGLSQIEEKGTAVWIADQDLDGTKMLVLHRTAPVGRVIKITNPMTNRTTFAKVVGKFTENESTKDVIIVMTKAVADSLGALDKRFFCNLTYSAQ
- a CDS encoding uridine kinase gives rise to the protein MSSNKKPFIIGIAGGSGSGKTFFLNCFLHHFKQDEVTLVSQDDYYIPAGDMTQEENKLYNFDLPSTIDSEQFLRDIKQLMSGEVVYKKEYNFNNPLAVVKILEIKSAPIIIVEGLFILHFKEIAALLDHTIFVDADEQVALDRRIKRDGLERGYPEDDVLYKWHNHVVPAYKEYLLPYREQCNKVVMNNTNEPDEIIAITEDISNNLRNSILVDIQ
- a CDS encoding CoA transferase subunit B: MFSKEEIAQRIAKEIKDGYYVNLGIGIPTLVANYIPKGINVVLQSENGLLGMGPFPFEGEEDADLINAGKQTITTLPGSSIFDSAMSFGMIRAQKVDLTILGAMEVSENGDIANWKIPGKMVKGMGGAMDLVASAKNIIVAMQHINKAGESKLLPKCTLPLTGVKCIKKIVTELAVLDVLPEGGFKLLERAPGVSIEFIQKSTAGRLVVEGEIPEMRLD
- a CDS encoding CoA transferase subunit A, producing the protein MINKVVSGAEEAIKDISDGATLMLGGFGLCGIPENCINALVSKQVKNLTCISNNAGVDDFGIGLMLKQRQVKKMISSYVGENAEFERQLLSGELDVDLIPQGTLATRCLAAGYGMPAIFTPAGVGTEVAEGKEVRNFDGKDYLMEYAFDADFAIVKAWKGDTAGNLIFRSTSRNFNPVMAMAGKVTIAEVEELVEAGELDPDYIHTPGIYVHRIFQGKEYEKRIEQRTVRKSEV
- a CDS encoding sorbosone dehydrogenase family protein; translation: MKKILLCLFVVLFITTCKKTDDSNEDPGTMPDVELKAKVVVSGLTLPWEMVYGPDNFIWFTEKAGKISRLNPSTGQITPLLTISEVRTNGEGGLLGMVLHPDFTDNPYVYVIYGYGNTYKAKVVRYTYSGGNLTGPLVLLDQIPAASIHNGSRLLISGGKLFISTGDASDTANPQNINSLAGKILRINLDGSIPADNPYPNNLVWSLGHRNAQGLVQVGSKIFSSEHGPDSDDEINIIEKGRNYGWPNIKGFCNESGEQSFCSLNNVAEPLINWTPTIAPSGLAYYNNDYIPQFKNSLLLAVLKGTKLMQLKLDDTQTKITATKDFYVNTYGRIRTVCQSPEGKVYICTSNGSDDKIVEIAK
- a CDS encoding endonuclease MutS2 → MLYPENCLERLGFVEIRQLISKHCLSPMGQTMVEKMQVMNRFDQIDKFLRQTNEFKSILQNQEPLQINTFFDIKSLVEKIRVEGTYLLEDEWFQVYTSLQTVFSVLRFFEERAEVYPTLEALFEHLPIEKNILRKIETVIDAKGKIKPNASKELQEITSAISKAEQDVRKRMDSIYKQAIANNWVADGSLTIRDGRMCIPVLAENKRKLKGFVHDESATGQTVYIEPEEVFTLNNKLRDLEFDKRREIIKILIALTDDLRPYSPLLLSYHGFLTKLDFVRAKALFALDIEAEMPGLLKEPKTRLINARHPLLSISFAAEKKSVTPLNIHIDAETRVVLVSGPNAGGKSVCMKTVGLLQIMLQTGLLIPVDTNSEVGIFENIFADIGDDQSIESDLSTYSAHLKKMRYFVEHASPKTMVLIDEFGTGTDPQFGGPMAEAVLEVLNNKKVRGVITTHYSNLKLFAGNTPGLENASMLFDNAKMKPLYILEMGKPGSSYAFEIAQNIGLPKEVIQLAKEKTGSNQNRVDTMLVDLEREKKNVYDAKVSLANQQNKAKNLVAENEKLKTFLEENKKILIKEAKQEAQNIIKNANKLVENTIAEIKEKQADKEVTKGLRQNLQRELAKNTIPKERPKPAPVVVGGEIGVGDLVKFTDSETIGQVLEINRNELVLAIGDLRSTVKKNRVQKVSNREAKKVIQSGAHSFAGRMNEAVSDFRAELDLRGKRTEDALFEVEKYLDKAIMLGFPSIKLIHGKGDGILRKMIREYLRKYSQVNRMEDEHADRGGDGITYVYLN